CTCAGCACCCTCCGTCAGAATCTCGTAGCGCACGGCTAGCTGATGGTGCCGGGCATCCTGGTATTCTTCGCGCAGCACAAAGGGCCGGAGCCGGCCCCCGGGGCTGGCCCAGGTTCCGCTGAGCATGGCGCCCGCAGGCTGGCTAGCCTGCCACTGGCCGGTAATGGTCCGCTTTTCGGTATCGCTCGGCTCGGTGAGGGCTAGCGGCCGGCCGGGCTGATAAGCCGCATTGCTTTCCAGCGCCAAGGTGCCTCCTTTGCCGTAGCCGTAGTAATAAGAGCCCTGGCAAGCTGCTGGTTCGTGGTCGTGGGCGGGCTTAAAAGTCAGCTCCACCGTTACGAGCTGGCCGCCCACGGTGCCCTGGTAGCGGTGGTAGCCCGTGTAAGGCGCGGCTAGGGCAGCAGGCGATGAGCTAGCGGCTGAGGTGGCCCGCACGGGCAACGCCGCCAGCTGGGCTTTCTCGGTCGATTTAGTATCAGGCTGGCAGCCAGCTATTAGCGCCAGCCCGCTAATTATCCACCCCGCTCGCGACAACTTACGCATGACTTCTTTTCAACAAACCTACCGGAAACATTCGCCGCTTTACTTCTCGGTGCCCGCGCTCACGGCCCGGGGCGCGGCGCCGTAGCGGCTCATTATCAGCTTGGCGGGCTGGCCTTCGCGCAGCGTCACTTTGAAGAGATAATTGTATTCCTCATCGCGGATTTCGCCGGGCAGGGGCGCCACGCCCAGTGCCGACAGCAGCGGCAGCAGCGTGTTGGAGTGGCCCACCACGACCACCGTTTTACCCGCATAATCCTGGCGGAGGTGGCTAGCCAGCGCGGCCGGCTCCTGGGCGCGGTACACCTCGGGCGTGAGGCCGGTGGCCTGAGCCAGCGGGGCCAGGGTGGCGCGGGTGCGGCGCGTATCGGTGGTGGTGAAGAGGGCCGCCGGGTGATAACGGCGCAGCCGCTGGGCCAGCAGCCGGGCACGGGCCTCGCCGGCGGGCGCGAGGGGTGGGTCGGTGAGGCCGGGCGTAAGGTCCTTCTCGGCGTGGCGCACGAGGTAAATAGTGGTGACGGGCGGCTTGGCGGCAGCCGGCAATACGATAAGGCTTAGCAGTAGGTAGCCGCAAATGGAGTACAGGCCAGCTTTCAGCATACGTAATAAGGCACTTGCTGTAGGTGCAAGCCGGCCAAAGGTAGCCGCCAAAAAAGCGGGCCACCCACTAGGCAGCCCGCTTTTTAGCAGCAATACCAGGCCGCTACTGCTTGGTAAAGTGGCGGCTGCTGCGCTCCTGGGTGGGCGAGGTCAGCAGCAGCGTGTACTGGCCGGCGCGCAGCGCCGACACGTCGAGCCCATCGGCACCCACGGTGCCCTGGCCAGCCACGCGGCCCAGCGCATCGAGCACCTGGTAGGTGTGGCCCACTACCTCGGGCTCGGTGCGCAGGAAGTCGCGGCCCGCCACGGGATTGGGGTACAGGCCCGGTGCCGGGGGCTAGCCGCCGGGCCGGCCGGGAACGCCATGCGCGCCCCGGCCGGGTTAGTAATGCTTAGCCAGTTGATGTTCCAGCCGGCCGTTTGGGCATACACGCCCAAGTTGTAGGTGCCCGCGTTGATGTTCACGGTTTTGCTCACGGTGGTCCAGGTTTGCCAGCCGCCAGTAGCCGGAATGGCGGTATTGCCGAGCTGAATCGCGCCGGCGTTCAAATCAGACGACACGGTACCGCCGTTGGGGCTAGCCACGCGGTAGCTAAGGGTGTAGGCACCGGTAACCGGAAAGTTAATATTATTGAATACGAGATAGTTGCCCGCAGCTATGTGGCCCATATCCTGGCCGCCCCCGATGTCGGAGCAGGGCTCGGCCACCATGCCACTGTTCACGTTGGCCGCTTCGGCCTGCAGTGTCCGGGTTGTGCCGGTAGTAGTAGTCACCAATTGTGATACCCGCACGTAGTCCACGTACATAGTGGCGGGCAGCTTGGTATCATCGATGGCCTGGCCGGGCAGGTTGCCCCCCACGGCCAGGTTCAGCAAAATAAAGAAGGGGTTTTGAAAAGCCTGGGTATTGCCGGTTCCATTCGTGATATTAAAAGCGCAGTACTGAACGCCATCCACAAACCAGTTGATGGCCGTGGGCGTCCACTCTACGCTGTACACATGCCAGTCGCCGGCCGTGGTAGTCATGGTTTTGCCATACTGCGCGTGGCCACCGCTGTACCAGTGCGCGGTGCCGTAAATGGTGTTATCGGCGTTGATGTGCTCCATAATGTCGATTTCCCCGCACTGCGGCCAACCCACCGAGCTGATGTTGCTGCCCATCATCCAAAAGCCCGGCCACAGCCCCTGGCCCAGCGGCAGCTTGATGCGGGCCTCGATACGACCGAACTTGAAGTCCTTCAGGTTTTGGGTCTTCATGCGGGCCGAGGTGTAGCCGAAGCCGCCCACGCTCTCTTTTTTGGCCGTAATCTGCAGCACCCCATTGGCTACGGTGGCATTGGCGGCCTGGTAATACTCTTTCTCGTTGTTGCCCCAGCCGTTATTGTTACCGGTTTCAAACTGCCAGTTTGGGCCGATACCATTCGTAAACTCATCGGACCAAACCAGCTGGTAAGTTTGGGCCTGGGTAATGCGGGGCGCGCCGAGTAGCAGCAGCGCCGCCCCGCCCAAAAGGGAGGTAAGCGTACCTTTCATCATAAGGAGGTGGAAAAGGATGGGTGGGAAAATAAAATACTAGCCGCGGTCCTGAGGGCTAGCCACGGCTTAGCGTTTTTCAAATATCCAACTTTAGCGAGTAGTTAGCAAGCCCGAAAAAGGCGCTCAATAGCCTTGGCAACGGCCAAAATGCGCCAGCTTTACACTTACCACACATACTATAATTGTGCAATTTCTGAAGGAAATACTCGCAGGCGGCCCGGCGCCCCTGGCCCCGCCGCTGGCTAAAAAACAATTAAAAAAACGGGCTTGGCCAGAGTTTTTGTAGCTAGCGCTACTCAGCTACTCCTA
The genomic region above belongs to Hymenobacter sp. BRD128 and contains:
- a CDS encoding histidine phosphatase family protein — encoded protein: MLKAGLYSICGYLLLSLIVLPAAAKPPVTTIYLVRHAEKDLTPGLTDPPLAPAGEARARLLAQRLRRYHPAALFTTTDTRRTRATLAPLAQATGLTPEVYRAQEPAALASHLRQDYAGKTVVVVGHSNTLLPLLSALGVAPLPGEIRDEEYNYLFKVTLREGQPAKLIMSRYGAAPRAVSAGTEK
- a CDS encoding family 16 glycosylhydrolase is translated as MMKGTLTSLLGGAALLLLGAPRITQAQTYQLVWSDEFTNGIGPNWQFETGNNNGWGNNEKEYYQAANATVANGVLQITAKKESVGGFGYTSARMKTQNLKDFKFGRIEARIKLPLGQGLWPGFWMMGSNISSVGWPQCGEIDIMEHINADNTIYGTAHWYSGGHAQYGKTMTTTAGDWHVYSVEWTPTAINWFVDGVQYCAFNITNGTGNTQAFQNPFFILLNLAVGGNLPGQAIDDTKLPATMYVDYVRVSQLVTTTTGTTRTLQAEAANVNSGMVAEPCSDIGGGQDMGHIAAGNYLVFNNINFPVTGAYTLSYRVASPNGGTVSSDLNAGAIQLGNTAIPATGGWQTWTTVSKTVNINAGTYNLGVYAQTAGWNINWLSITNPAGARMAFPAGPAASPRHRACTPIPWRAATSCAPSPR